The following proteins are encoded in a genomic region of Nocardioides renjunii:
- the fdxA gene encoding ferredoxin, whose amino-acid sequence MTYVIAQPCVDLKDRACVDECPVDCIYEGKRMLYIHPDECVDCGACEPVCPVEAIFYEDDTPEEWKGYYDANVHFFDDLGSPGGAAKMGVIDKDHELVAALPPQEHDE is encoded by the coding sequence GTGACCTACGTCATCGCCCAGCCGTGCGTCGACCTCAAGGACCGCGCGTGCGTCGATGAGTGCCCCGTCGACTGCATCTACGAGGGCAAGCGGATGCTCTACATCCACCCCGACGAGTGCGTCGACTGCGGCGCCTGCGAGCCCGTGTGCCCGGTCGAGGCCATCTTCTACGAGGACGACACCCCGGAGGAGTGGAAGGGCTACTACGACGCCAACGTCCACTTCTTCGACGACCTCGGCTCGCCCGGCGGTGCCGCCAAGATGGGCGTCATCGACAAGGACCACGAGCTCGTCGCCGCGCTGCCCCCGCAGGAGCACGACGAGTGA